One region of Rufibacter sp. LB8 genomic DNA includes:
- a CDS encoding ImmA/IrrE family metallo-endopeptidase, which translates to MVILARESRGVTQKELAEKMCIKQGTLSKIENGLQNVSEELLNILSAELAYPASFFFQQNQLYNPSLVHYRKRTVFTKKDLAKADATMNISKINLEKLLNSVDIPDLQLPKWEVEEHGSPEKCATYLREYWRLPKGRIENITKLVEDKGILVVPIDFDSPKMDGLNIFTDTNHPIIFYNRNIPTDRQRLTIAHELGHILLHLGQPIAENRDVEAEAYAFAAEFLMPAAEIKSHLGKVDIARLADLKRYWKVSMAALIIRAKTLRLITENQYRYLWQQMSALGYRTKEPKELDPAPEPPILLQELVDAHLNDLGYSEEELAQLLSLQLEDFKTRYQENEVARPKLKIIR; encoded by the coding sequence ATGGTCATTTTAGCTCGTGAATCGCGTGGGGTAACCCAAAAAGAGCTGGCTGAGAAAATGTGCATCAAACAGGGCACCCTGTCTAAGATTGAAAATGGGCTTCAGAACGTATCAGAAGAACTGCTGAATATATTAAGTGCTGAATTGGCGTATCCGGCAAGTTTCTTCTTCCAGCAGAATCAGCTGTATAACCCGAGTCTGGTGCATTATCGGAAACGAACTGTGTTTACCAAGAAGGACTTGGCCAAGGCTGATGCCACTATGAATATCAGCAAAATCAACCTGGAGAAACTGCTGAACTCAGTTGATATACCTGATTTACAATTGCCAAAATGGGAAGTAGAGGAACATGGCTCTCCGGAAAAGTGCGCTACATACTTGCGGGAATACTGGCGGCTACCGAAAGGGAGGATAGAAAATATAACGAAGCTGGTGGAAGACAAGGGAATTCTGGTGGTACCTATTGATTTTGACTCACCTAAGATGGATGGTCTGAACATCTTTACCGATACTAACCATCCTATCATATTCTACAACCGCAACATACCAACTGACCGGCAGCGCTTGACAATTGCCCATGAATTAGGCCACATTCTGCTGCACCTGGGGCAACCCATTGCAGAAAACCGGGACGTGGAAGCGGAAGCATATGCTTTTGCGGCTGAGTTCCTGATGCCCGCTGCGGAAATTAAATCCCACTTGGGAAAGGTGGATATTGCCAGGTTGGCAGATTTGAAAAGATACTGGAAAGTGTCCATGGCAGCCCTTATTATCCGGGCTAAAACACTGCGCCTGATTACCGAAAACCAGTACCGGTACCTATGGCAGCAAATGAGCGCTTTGGGATACCGGACAAAGGAACCCAAAGAACTGGATCCCGCACCGGAGCCCCCTATTCTGTTGCAAGAACTGGTGGATGCCCATTTAAATGATTTAGGGTATTCAGAAGAAGAGTTGGCGCAGCTGCTGTCTTTACAATTGGAAGATTTTAAAAC